In Nocardioides sp. zg-1228, a single window of DNA contains:
- a CDS encoding SDR family NAD(P)-dependent oxidoreductase: MPARPRAPRVVMVTGASSGIGEAAARQAARRGDHLVLLARGREALERVALDCDGLGAASTMVAPADISDDAQVEAAVAAALARHLAVDVVIGSAGVVAYGRVDEVPAEVFDQVVATNLLGSVNLARHVLPVLRAQGTGDLVFVGSVIGHIAVPDMAAYVLSKWGVRALVRQLRVDNRDRPGVRIGYVAPGGVDTPIYGQAATYGRAAGRPPFPVTTPERVAARALGVVDGGRGGQVGLANQVIRLGFTAVPWAYDRLVGPLFALAAQDQTVDVTPGPGNVLGSRQEHNRLRGGHGSALLAIGANAVALARRRIKGG; this comes from the coding sequence ATGCCCGCACGCCCCCGCGCCCCCCGCGTCGTCATGGTCACCGGTGCCTCCAGCGGCATCGGCGAGGCGGCCGCGCGCCAGGCCGCGCGCCGTGGCGACCACCTCGTCCTGCTGGCCCGCGGCCGCGAGGCGCTCGAGCGGGTGGCGCTTGACTGCGACGGGCTCGGCGCGGCGTCCACGATGGTCGCGCCGGCCGACATCAGCGACGACGCGCAGGTCGAGGCCGCCGTCGCCGCCGCGCTCGCGCGGCACCTCGCCGTCGATGTCGTGATCGGCAGTGCGGGCGTGGTCGCCTACGGCCGGGTGGACGAGGTGCCGGCCGAGGTCTTCGACCAGGTGGTGGCGACCAACCTGCTCGGCTCGGTCAACCTCGCGCGCCACGTGCTGCCGGTGCTGCGCGCCCAGGGCACCGGCGACCTGGTGTTCGTCGGGTCCGTCATCGGCCACATCGCGGTGCCCGACATGGCCGCCTACGTCCTCAGCAAGTGGGGGGTGCGCGCCCTGGTGCGCCAGCTCCGCGTCGACAACCGCGACCGCCCCGGGGTGCGCATCGGCTACGTCGCCCCCGGCGGCGTCGACACGCCGATCTACGGGCAGGCGGCGACGTACGGCCGGGCGGCCGGGAGGCCACCCTTCCCGGTCACGACCCCCGAGCGCGTCGCCGCGCGCGCCCTCGGCGTGGTCGACGGAGGCCGCGGCGGCCAGGTCGGCCTCGCCAACCAGGTGATCCGCCTCGGCTTCACGGCCGTGCCGTGGGCCTACGACCGGCTCGTCGGCCCGTTGTTCGCCCTCGCGGCCCAGGACCAGACGGTCGACGTGACGCCCGGTCCGGGCAACGTGCTGGGCTCGCGCCAGGAGCACAACCGCCTGCGCGGCGGTCACGGCAGCGCGCTGCTCGCCATCGGCGCCAACGCGGTGGCGCTGGCCCGCCGGCGGATCAAGGGCGGCTGA